In the genome of Physeter macrocephalus isolate SW-GA chromosome 20, ASM283717v5, whole genome shotgun sequence, one region contains:
- the ANXA7 gene encoding annexin A7 isoform X1, producing MSYPGYPPTGYPAFPGYPPAGQESSFPPPGQYSYPSGFPPVGGGAYPPTPSSGYPGAGGYPGAGGYPAPGGYPSAPQPGGAPSYPGGQGFGAPPSGAGFSGYPQPPSQSYGGGPVQVPLPGGFPVGPMPSQYPGGQSPYPSQISTESLPSYPVFSPVSLDYSSEPASMTQGTQGTIQPAANFDAMRDAEILRKAMKGFGTDEQAIVDVVANRSNDQRQKIKAAFKTMYGKDLIKDLKSELSGNMEELILALFMPPTYYDAWSLQNAMKGAGTQERVLIEILCTRTNQEIREIVRCYQSEFGRDLEKDIRSDTSGHFERLLVSMCQGNRDENQNVNHQLAQEDAQRLYQAGEGRLGTDESCFNMILATRSFPQLKATMEAYSRVANRDLLSSVGREFSGNVESGLKTILQCVLNRPAFFAERLYYSMKGAGTDDSTLVRIVVTRSELDLVQIKQMFIQMYQKTLGTMIASDTSGDYRRLLLAIVGQ from the exons ATGTCATACCCGGGCTATCCCCCCACAGGCTACCCAGCTTTCCCTGGATATCCT CCTGCGGGTCAGGAGTCATCTTTTCCTCCTCCTGGTCAGTATTCTTATCCTAGTGGTTTTCCTCCAGTGGGAGGAGGTGCCTACCCACCAACACCAAGTAGTGGCTACCCAGGAGCTGGAGGCTACCCAGGAGCTGGAGGCTACCCTGCCCCTGGAGGCTATCCCAGTGCCCCACAGCCAGGGGGAGCGCCATCCTATCCTGGAG gCCAAGGGTTTGGAGCCCCACCAAGTGGAGCAGGCTTTTCTGGCTATCCACAGCCACCCTCACAGTCTTATGGTGGGGGCCCAGTCCAGGTCCCACTACCTG GTGGTTTTCCTGTGGGACCGATGCCTTCTCAGTACCCTGGAGGACAATCTCCTTACCCTagtcag ATCAGTACAGAATCCTTACCTTCCTATcctgttttctctcctgtttctttGGATTATAGCAGTGAA CCTGCTTCGATGACTCAGGGAACTCAAGGAACAATCCAACCTGCTGCCAACTTCGATGCCATGAGAGATGCAGAAATTCTTCGTAAAGCAATGAAGGGTTTTG GTACAGACGAGCAGGCAATTGTAGACGTTGTGGCCAATCGTTCCAATGATCAAAGGCAAAAAATTAAAGCAGCTTTTAAGACCATGTATGGCAag GATTTAATCAAAGATCTTAAGTCAGAGTTAAGTGGAAATATGGAAGAACTGATCCTTGCCCTGTTCATGCCACCTACGTATTATGATGCCTGGAGTTTACAGAATGCAATGAAG GGAGCAGGAACTCAGGAACGTGTATTGATTGAAATTTTGTGCACAAGAACAAATCAGGAAATCAGAGAAATTGTCAGATGTTATCAATCAGAATTTGGACGAGACCTGGAAAAGGACATTAGGTCAGATACATCAGGGCATTTTGAACGTTTACTTGTATCCATGTGCCAG GGAAATCGCGATGAGAACCAGAATGTTAACCACCAGCTGGCTCAGGAAGATGCTCAGCGTCTCTATCAGGCTGGTGAGGGGAGATTAGGGACAGATGAATCTTGTTTTAACATGATTCTTGCCACAAGAAGCTTTCCTCAGCTGAAAGCTACCATGGAGGCCTATTCCAGG GTGGCTAATCGAGATTTGTTAAGCAGTGTTGGCCGTGAGTTTTCTGGAAATGTTGAAAGTGGTTTGAAGACCATCT TGCAGTGTGTCCTGAACCGCCCTGCCTTCTTTGCTGAGAGGCTGTACTATTCTATGAAAGGTGCCGGCACAGATGACTCCACCCTGGTCAGGATTGTGGTCACTCGAAGTGAG CTTGATCTTGTACAAATAAAACAGATGTTCATTCAGATGTATCAGAAGACCCTGGGCACAATGATTGCAAGTGACACGAGTGGAGATTACCGAAGGCTTCTTCTGGCCATTGTGGGCCAgtag
- the ANXA7 gene encoding annexin A7 isoform X2, with product MSYPGYPPTGYPAFPGYPPAGQESSFPPPGQYSYPSGFPPVGGGAYPPTPSSGYPGAGGYPGAGGYPAPGGYPSAPQPGGAPSYPGGQGFGAPPSGAGFSGYPQPPSQSYGGGPVQVPLPGGFPVGPMPSQYPGGQSPYPSQPASMTQGTQGTIQPAANFDAMRDAEILRKAMKGFGTDEQAIVDVVANRSNDQRQKIKAAFKTMYGKDLIKDLKSELSGNMEELILALFMPPTYYDAWSLQNAMKGAGTQERVLIEILCTRTNQEIREIVRCYQSEFGRDLEKDIRSDTSGHFERLLVSMCQGNRDENQNVNHQLAQEDAQRLYQAGEGRLGTDESCFNMILATRSFPQLKATMEAYSRVANRDLLSSVGREFSGNVESGLKTILQCVLNRPAFFAERLYYSMKGAGTDDSTLVRIVVTRSELDLVQIKQMFIQMYQKTLGTMIASDTSGDYRRLLLAIVGQ from the exons ATGTCATACCCGGGCTATCCCCCCACAGGCTACCCAGCTTTCCCTGGATATCCT CCTGCGGGTCAGGAGTCATCTTTTCCTCCTCCTGGTCAGTATTCTTATCCTAGTGGTTTTCCTCCAGTGGGAGGAGGTGCCTACCCACCAACACCAAGTAGTGGCTACCCAGGAGCTGGAGGCTACCCAGGAGCTGGAGGCTACCCTGCCCCTGGAGGCTATCCCAGTGCCCCACAGCCAGGGGGAGCGCCATCCTATCCTGGAG gCCAAGGGTTTGGAGCCCCACCAAGTGGAGCAGGCTTTTCTGGCTATCCACAGCCACCCTCACAGTCTTATGGTGGGGGCCCAGTCCAGGTCCCACTACCTG GTGGTTTTCCTGTGGGACCGATGCCTTCTCAGTACCCTGGAGGACAATCTCCTTACCCTagtcag CCTGCTTCGATGACTCAGGGAACTCAAGGAACAATCCAACCTGCTGCCAACTTCGATGCCATGAGAGATGCAGAAATTCTTCGTAAAGCAATGAAGGGTTTTG GTACAGACGAGCAGGCAATTGTAGACGTTGTGGCCAATCGTTCCAATGATCAAAGGCAAAAAATTAAAGCAGCTTTTAAGACCATGTATGGCAag GATTTAATCAAAGATCTTAAGTCAGAGTTAAGTGGAAATATGGAAGAACTGATCCTTGCCCTGTTCATGCCACCTACGTATTATGATGCCTGGAGTTTACAGAATGCAATGAAG GGAGCAGGAACTCAGGAACGTGTATTGATTGAAATTTTGTGCACAAGAACAAATCAGGAAATCAGAGAAATTGTCAGATGTTATCAATCAGAATTTGGACGAGACCTGGAAAAGGACATTAGGTCAGATACATCAGGGCATTTTGAACGTTTACTTGTATCCATGTGCCAG GGAAATCGCGATGAGAACCAGAATGTTAACCACCAGCTGGCTCAGGAAGATGCTCAGCGTCTCTATCAGGCTGGTGAGGGGAGATTAGGGACAGATGAATCTTGTTTTAACATGATTCTTGCCACAAGAAGCTTTCCTCAGCTGAAAGCTACCATGGAGGCCTATTCCAGG GTGGCTAATCGAGATTTGTTAAGCAGTGTTGGCCGTGAGTTTTCTGGAAATGTTGAAAGTGGTTTGAAGACCATCT TGCAGTGTGTCCTGAACCGCCCTGCCTTCTTTGCTGAGAGGCTGTACTATTCTATGAAAGGTGCCGGCACAGATGACTCCACCCTGGTCAGGATTGTGGTCACTCGAAGTGAG CTTGATCTTGTACAAATAAAACAGATGTTCATTCAGATGTATCAGAAGACCCTGGGCACAATGATTGCAAGTGACACGAGTGGAGATTACCGAAGGCTTCTTCTGGCCATTGTGGGCCAgtag
- the MSS51 gene encoding LOW QUALITY PROTEIN: putative protein MSS51 homolog, mitochondrial (The sequence of the model RefSeq protein was modified relative to this genomic sequence to represent the inferred CDS: substituted 4 bases at 4 genomic stop codons), producing the protein MAPRSKCXRHKKLPSSVAPVVVTPPTVVTPVPLTLSKPGPSIDTLGFFSLENNVPGLSQLILQKLNMKSYEEYKLVLDGDTPVSGFGYQCLQEMFQKMEDTFRFCAHCKVLPSGLSNYKVLRHSLRCRNVYYCGPECQRSDWPAHRRVCQELHLVAVDRLMEWLLVTGDFVLPSGPWSWLTEVIQGWDTWFSMXRLQLEAALDAVLGSQAMTTLWASVGWPRPDPDVLQGSLKRLLIDALSRPLTLGFGLRALGINVGKVWGSTVHVVGASHAETFLTHPGDYDELGYMFPGHLGLHVIMVGVDVAAGFSQSASPSLLEPGTVXLSGHRGLYHDFWEEQVESEQIAHPDLVVAFHPGFHASPDMMEAWLPTLLLLRDYEIPMMITVYSQQELAASLXILVDLDTHITAYGANPFASLKPEQVYSNPNKQLVYCSAYYIMFLGSSCQLDKRQLEEKVNGRV; encoded by the exons ATGGCTCCACGGTCCAAATGCTGAAGGCACAAGAAACTCCCCTCATCAGTGGCTCCCGTGGTTGTGACCCCACCCACAGTTGTGACTCCTGTGCCTCTGACCCTCTCAAAACCTGGCCCTAGCATTGATACACTTGGCTTCTTCTCCTTGGAGAATAATGTTCCTGGCCTATCCCAGCTGATCCTTCAAAAGCTGAACATGAAAAGCTATGAAGAATACAA GTTGGTGCTAGATGGGGATACTCCTGTATCAGGCTTTGGATATCAATGCCTTCAAGAAATGTTCCAGAAGATGGAGGACACATTCCGATTCTGTGCTCACTGTAAAGTACTCCCTAGTGGCCTTTCAAACTACAAGGTCCTCCG TCATTCTCTCAGGTGCAGAAATGTCTATTACTGTGGTCCAGAGTGCCAGAGGTCAGACTGGCCAGCACACAGGAGGGTTTGTCAAGAGCTGCATCTTGTAGCTGTGGACCGTCTCATGGAATGGCTTCTGGTCACAG gtGATTTTGTCCTTCCCTCAGGACCTTGGTCTTGGCTGACTGAAGTCATACAGGGCTGGGACACCTGGTTTTCTATGTGACGTTTACAGCTAGAGGCTGCTCTGGATGCTGTGCTTGGTAGTCAGGCCATGACCACCCTGTGGGCCAGTGTAGGGTGGCCAAGGCCAGATCCAGATGTCCTGCAGGGCTCTTTGAAGCGGTTGCTGATAGATGCCCTGTCACGGCCCTTGACACTGGGCTTTGGGCTTCGGGCCTTGGGGATAAATGTTGGGAAGGTCTGGGGAAGCACAGTGCACGTGGTTGGTGCTTCTCATGCAGAGACATTCCTCACTCACCCTGGGGACTATGATGAACTTGGCTACATGTTTCCTGGGCACCTTGGCCTCCATGTAATCATGGTGGGTGTAGATGTAGCTGCTGGCTTTTCACAGAGTGCTTCACCTTCACTCCTGGAACCTGGCACAGTTTAGCTTAGTGGCCATAGGGGCCTCTATCATGACTTCTGGGAGGAGCAGGTAGAGTCTGAGCAGATAGCCCATCCAGATTTGGTGGTGGCATTCCATCCAG GTTTCCATGCTTCCCCGGACATGATGGAGGCTTGGCTGCCCACCCTCTTGCTACTTCGTGATTATGAGATCCCTATGATGATTACTGTTTACA GCCAGCAGGAGTTGGCAGCCTCTTTGTAGATTCTGGTGGACCTGGATACACACATCACAGCCTATGGAGCTAATCCTTTTGCGTCCCTCAAACCTGAACAGGTCTACTCCAACCCCAACAAGCAGCTAGTATACTGCAGTGCCTACTATATCATGTTTCTTGGAAGCTCCTGCCAGCTGGATAAGAGGCAATTGGAAGAGAAAGTAAATGGCAGGGTATAA